A genomic region of Oscillatoria sp. FACHB-1406 contains the following coding sequences:
- a CDS encoding DUF433 domain-containing protein translates to MDIYGGQDPRNIPIYSVGEAARYLKIPDSTIRAWTAGRQYPVAYGHKTFRPLIETQGKKPLRLTFINLIEIHVLRAIRQDHQINLAKVRSALDYIGNELKLLHPLAEWKFSTDGVDLFIDYYGSQINASIGGQLSLKNQLNNHLERIEPDDRGLAIKLYPFTRNQEENNPRLVVIDPRVAFGRMTIAGTGIPTDIITERFHAGDSPEQLVYDYGCELEQIQEAIRCETRPIAV, encoded by the coding sequence ATGGATATCTACGGCGGTCAAGATCCAAGAAATATACCTATCTACTCGGTTGGAGAGGCTGCCCGCTATCTCAAGATTCCGGACTCAACGATTCGAGCGTGGACAGCAGGTAGGCAATATCCGGTCGCCTATGGCCATAAAACATTTCGTCCCTTAATCGAAACTCAGGGCAAAAAGCCCCTGCGCTTAACTTTTATTAATTTAATTGAAATTCATGTTTTGCGAGCGATTAGGCAAGACCACCAAATTAATTTAGCTAAAGTGAGGAGCGCTTTAGACTATATAGGCAACGAGTTAAAACTTCTTCATCCCCTCGCCGAATGGAAATTTTCGACGGATGGCGTTGACCTCTTTATCGATTATTATGGCTCGCAGATTAATGCTTCGATTGGAGGACAATTAAGCTTAAAAAACCAACTTAATAACCACCTCGAACGGATTGAACCCGACGATCGCGGTTTAGCGATAAAACTTTATCCTTTCACTCGAAATCAAGAAGAAAACAATCCTCGCCTCGTGGTTATCGATCCTCGCGTTGCTTTTGGTCGAATGACAATTGCAGGAACGGGTATTCCAACCGATATTATTACCGAACGGTTTCATGCTGGCGATTCCCCAGAGCAACTCGTATACGACTATGGATGCGAGCTAGAGCAAATTCAGGAGGCAATCCGTTGTGAAACTCGTCCGATCGCTGTATGA
- a CDS encoding DUF4330 domain-containing protein, translated as MTILDSKGRLFGKLSLLDLGAALIMLAVIFGIFVYPGASGSVAQINSATKPVEMDLVIRGLSVRDPEVFMRQLSTVKKTGVIIRNEPHGEVGIKKIEPLKRLVVVPQPDGSVKALPDPRPLEESYSADFILTLADDAQVVDGEVVLGGQKVKIGTVLELDSPIYNFRGSVIEVRVLNN; from the coding sequence ATGACCATTTTGGATTCTAAAGGACGGCTATTTGGCAAACTTTCTCTACTCGATTTAGGTGCAGCGCTCATCATGCTCGCCGTCATTTTTGGCATTTTTGTCTATCCCGGCGCTTCGGGATCGGTAGCGCAAATTAATTCGGCAACCAAACCCGTAGAGATGGATCTCGTCATTCGCGGGTTGAGCGTGCGCGATCCCGAAGTGTTTATGCGCCAACTCAGTACGGTGAAAAAGACTGGAGTTATCATTCGCAACGAACCGCACGGCGAAGTAGGAATTAAAAAGATCGAACCTCTGAAGCGATTAGTGGTTGTTCCTCAACCGGATGGTTCGGTGAAAGCATTGCCGGATCCCCGACCGTTAGAAGAATCTTACAGCGCTGATTTTATCCTCACTCTAGCCGATGATGCGCAAGTGGTTGACGGCGAGGTGGTGCTTGGCGGACAGAAGGTGAAAATTGGTACGGTTCTCGAGTTGGACAGTCCTATTTACAATTTTCGCGGTAGCGTCATTGAAGTTCGAGTGCTGAATAATTGA
- a CDS encoding peptidoglycan-binding domain-containing protein — translation MEALAYTQACESYEQDMGIEYDLPEFDLDLKALPSSAGLGTAAIALAAAALTTASPASAARVNTPNGGCLHARTGPGSEYTSVKCVRDGAELLPVVARQGSWVKLSSGRWVYGPYTTAGGSSSGGSGTVVLTPGSRGSKVSSVQKKLFQLGYNIGPTGVDGTYGFVTTQAVKSFQSKNGLRIDGIAGPRTLQAMGLG, via the coding sequence ATGGAAGCTCTTGCATATACCCAGGCTTGCGAATCTTACGAACAAGATATGGGCATCGAATACGATCTCCCCGAATTCGATCTCGACTTAAAAGCACTTCCCTCATCAGCCGGATTAGGAACCGCCGCGATCGCGTTAGCCGCAGCAGCCCTCACTACAGCATCCCCTGCCAGCGCCGCTCGCGTCAATACCCCCAACGGCGGCTGTCTCCACGCTCGAACAGGTCCCGGCTCCGAGTATACCTCAGTTAAATGCGTGCGCGACGGTGCCGAACTACTTCCCGTCGTTGCGCGCCAAGGCTCCTGGGTCAAACTTTCCAGCGGGCGTTGGGTGTATGGCCCTTATACGACGGCTGGGGGCAGCAGTTCGGGAGGCAGCGGAACAGTTGTCCTCACTCCCGGCTCGCGCGGCTCGAAAGTCAGTTCGGTACAGAAAAAATTATTTCAATTGGGCTACAATATCGGACCGACAGGCGTAGATGGGACTTATGGTTTTGTAACGACTCAAGCTGTCAAATCCTTCCAATCTAAAAACGGCTTACGGATTGATGGAATTGCCGGCCCGCGAACGCTTCAAGCGATGGGTTTAGGTTAA
- a CDS encoding DUF4340 domain-containing protein, translating into MKLKRATWILLATALVLGGFVYFNEVEGVKQRAVQKEETQRVFVLNEDNIERFTIERDRQILQFERTSNPDRPWQMKRPEDVPASEPAVSFLLNLLARGKRAPLRGSEQERAFTIAQKDLAQYGLDKPLATVTIFLKEQVQPHKLILGKPSFDEKYLYALIDPPAGAVPELAVALVPVDFKYAVERDLQEWKDTSK; encoded by the coding sequence ATGAAATTAAAGCGCGCAACTTGGATATTATTAGCCACGGCTCTTGTTCTCGGCGGTTTCGTTTACTTCAATGAGGTTGAAGGGGTCAAGCAGCGAGCGGTACAGAAAGAAGAAACGCAGCGGGTTTTTGTCCTCAATGAGGATAACATCGAGCGCTTCACCATCGAGCGCGATCGCCAAATTCTCCAGTTCGAGCGTACTAGCAACCCCGATCGCCCTTGGCAAATGAAGCGTCCCGAAGATGTACCTGCTAGCGAGCCCGCCGTCTCTTTCTTACTCAACCTCCTCGCCCGAGGCAAACGCGCGCCCCTGCGAGGTTCCGAGCAAGAGCGCGCCTTTACCATTGCTCAAAAAGATCTGGCTCAATACGGACTCGATAAACCGCTTGCTACAGTCACTATTTTCTTAAAGGAACAAGTACAACCCCATAAGCTAATTCTCGGTAAACCGAGCTTCGACGAGAAGTATCTTTACGCCCTCATCGATCCGCCCGCTGGTGCAGTCCCAGAGTTAGCCGTAGCGCTAGTTCCAGTCGATTTTAAATACGCTGTCGAGCGCGACTTACAAGAGTGGAAAGACACATCAAAATAA